The proteins below come from a single Mytilus edulis chromosome 5, xbMytEdul2.2, whole genome shotgun sequence genomic window:
- the LOC139523052 gene encoding CCR4-NOT transcription complex subunit 10-like: protein MASQENKDDSPQETVDIPPPIPSVTEPQKQIASQALQEFEKKNYGACCNLTHKLFVERSMDPKVVHNKAVAEFYQSGFLTTDEFRQSLDKVCQMANISMDNSDSLEDVDHSVLYFNQAVIFYHLRQYKAATKVLDKLFQFIEPIEENLAKKAIMLLVELYLCTFQPEKAMGMLSYAEKNVFNTGKSGGDKEGKDKDDNMADDPTKTKLSLYKTRCLLMMKSMKSSKREIKALITAHPMNLSVLYLKSNFEYMRSNHRKAMKMMGIAPSSSTLFTEAGECLPVMYHNNMGCIHFYLRKHHLGAFYFRKAIQENENALRDITRGAEHNKNLSGKPLHSIGMSRHYELLYNMGIQMLHCGKPVAAFDCLVEAVQVFRTNPRLWLRLAECCIMTNRENNDDDRKLEKRLEVIQGSDGSGIHRKLRLGPGLRTDRVSPGTPAIPASTYEFAALCLRNALMLLPEETQKSDVTNSDDQDTIKPNPESLLVPAPPGNPMKSIEVANLRCSVLAAAAYVGICLNDFTMALQHAENLLKQPRLSGAQRYLGHLYMAEALVALDKIADGIQHLNPELVTDINTLPPEPKSDQDKNEKNEKTEKDKGDKDQETEVKGSFYPWSPRDLTRAKAIMQYNLATAHAIRGEYDKAMANLVESSNYMGTPLPAQMYFLKLYLDLIEGRRKLAQIVIKDHFGHVTPNRENKMTYKSGTPRPDTSVP, encoded by the exons ATGGCATCACAAGAAAACAAAGATGATTCTCCCCAAGAGACTGTAGATATTCCACCACCTATACCTTCAGTCACAGAACCTCAGAAACAGATAGCCAGCCAAGCTCTACAGGAATTTGAAAAGAAGAACTATGGTGCCTGTTGTAATCTTACACACAAACTTTTTGTTGAACGTTCAATGGATCCTAAAGTGGTCCACAACAAAGCAGTAGCTGAATTTTATCAAAGTGGATTCTTGACTACAGATGAATTTAGACAGAGCCTCGATAAAGTTTGCCAGATG GCTAACATCAGCATGGATAACAGTGACAGTTTAGAAGATGTGGATCATAGTGTATTGTATTTTAACCAAGCCGTTATATTTTACCATCTCAGACAGTATAAAGCAGCCACAAAAGTCCTTGACAAACTCTTTCAGTTTATCGAACCTATAG aaGAAAATTTGGCAAAGAAAGCAATAATGTTACTTGTTGAACTATATCTGTGTACTTTTCAA CCAGAGAAAGCGATGGGAATGTTAAGTTATGCAGAGAAGAATGTATTTAATACTGGGAAATCAGGGGGAGATAAAGAAGGGAAGGATAAAGACGACAACATGGCTGATGacccaacaaaaacaaaacttagtCTG tacaAAACAAGATGTTTATTAATGATGAAATCAATGAAGTCTAGTAAAAGAGAAATTAAAGCATTAATTACAGCACATCCTATG aatttaTCGGTGCTGTATCTAAAGAGTAATTTCGAGTACATGAGAAGTAACCACAGGAAAGCTATGAAGATGATGGGTATAGCACCTTCCTCGTCCACCTTATTTACAGAAGCAGGAGAATGTCTACCTGTCATGTACCATAATAACATGGGATGTATTCACTTCTATCTGAGGAAACATCATCTGGGGGCATTCTACTTCAGAAAGGCTATACAGGAAAATGAGAATGCTCTTAGAGATATAACAAGGGGGGCTGAACATA ataaaaattTATCAGGAAAACCTTTACACAGTATTGGCATGAGTCGTCACTATgaacttttatataatatgggAATACAAATGTTGCATTGTGGGAAGCCTGTTGCAGCATTTGATTGTCTAGTTGAAGCTGTTCAAGTTTTCAGAACAAATCCAAGACTGTGGTTGAGATTAGCTGAGTGTTGTATAATGACAAACAGAGAA AATAATGATGATGACAGAAAACTAGAAAAAAGATTGGAAGTTATACAGGGGTCAGATGGATCAGGAATTCATCGTAAATTAAGATTAGGACCTGGTTTGAGAACTGATAGAGTGAG tCCCGGAACACCAGCTATTCCAGCATCCACATATGAGTTTGCAGCTTTGTGTTTACGTAATGCCCTGATGTTACTACCTGAAGAAACACAGAAAAGTGACGTAACAAATTCAGATGATCAGGATACCAT AAAACCAAACCCTGAGTCATTACTGGTTCCTGCTCCTCCTGGTAACCCTATGAAAAGTATTGAAGTTGCTAACCTCAG GTGTTCAGTGTTAGCAGCTGCTGCATATGTAGGAATATGTTTGAATGATTTCACCATGGCATTACAACATGCAGAAAATCTACTCAAGCAACCAAGACTGTCAGGAGCACAGAG ATATCTAGGTCATTTATATATGGCAGAAGCACTTGTAGCATTAGACAAAATAGCCGATGGTATACAACATTTAAATCCTGAACTTGTAACCGATATCAATACATTACCACCTGAACCTAAATCTGATCAAG ataaaaatgaaaagaatgaGAAAACAGAGAAAGATAAAGGAGATAAAGATCAAGAAACAGAGGTCAAAG GTTCATTTTATCCCTGGTCACCTCGTGACTTGACTAGAGCTAAGGCTATAATGCAGTATAACCTTGCCACAGCCCATGCTATCAGAGGAGAGTATGATAAAGCCATGGCCAATCTTGTAGAG AGTTCAAACTACATGGGGACACCACTGCCAGCACAGATGTAtttcttaaaattatatttaGATCTGATTGAAG gAAGAAGAAAGTTGGCACAAATTGTGATTAAAGACCATTTTGGACATGTGACCCCAAATCGTGAAAACAAAATGACGTATAAATCTGGTACACCTAGACCAGATACAAGTGTTCCATGA
- the LOC139523058 gene encoding peptide methionine sulfoxide reductase-like, with product MSAIFYHNTKQKIEAEESKKEQQKEMVRPIVTQIKKADTFYDAEDYHQKYQLRKYHEILDSLNLTNEELITSPVASRLNGYLGGYGSAKAFEEECEDLGLPQKVRSLVSSKLQNKL from the exons ATGTCAGCCATCTTTTATCATAACACTAAACAGAAAATAGAAGCAGAAGAATCAAAGAAAGAACAGCAGAAGGAAATGGTACGACCAATAGTAACTCAGATAAAGAAAGCTGATACATTTTATGATGCAGAAGA TTACCATCAAAAGTACCAATTGAGAAAGTATCATGAGATATTAGATAGCCTCAATCTTACTAATGAAGAGCTAATTACCTCCCCTGTTgcttcccgtttaaatggttacCTAGGAGGATATGGATCAGCTAAAGCTTTTGAAGAG GAATGTGAAGATTTAGGACTTCCACAGAAAGTCAGATCTCTTGTGTCCAGCAAACTGCAAAATAAGCTTTAA